DNA sequence from the Cronobacter turicensis z3032 genome:
GTTCGTCACTAAGTCGCACTTTGCGGCAGCGCGATGCTGCCGCATTTCAGGAACCCCGCATGAATTACGACGCACTCCTCCTCCCCGTTAAAAATTTCCTTCACTGCGCCACCCCGCAAGCCTGGATAGATGAAGCCAGAGCGCCGGAAAACTTACCGCTGCTGCTGACCGACCACATGATCTGCGAGCTGAAAGCCGCGCAAACCGCGATGCTGCTCATTCGCCGCTATGTCGCGGATAAAAGCGGCTCTGACGAATTGCTCGGCTGGCTACAGCCCTATGAAGATTTCACCTATCGTGAAGGCCCGGAGCCCGATTTCCTGGCGCTGCATAAGCGCATCGGTAAAAGCGTGATGCCGCATACCGACGATCCGTGGGGCCAGGCGCTCATCGACAGCATGGTGCTGCTCATCAAAGAAGAATTACACCACTTCTGGCAGGTGCGCGAAGTGATGCAGGCGCGTAACATCCCGTATGTCAAAATCACCGCCAGCCGCTATGCGCGCGGGATGCGGCGCGAAATGCGCACGTATGAGCCTGCGACGCTGGTCGAC
Encoded proteins:
- the miaE gene encoding tRNA-(ms[2]io[6]A)-hydroxylase, which codes for MNYDALLLPVKNFLHCATPQAWIDEARAPENLPLLLTDHMICELKAAQTAMLLIRRYVADKSGSDELLGWLQPYEDFTYREGPEPDFLALHKRIGKSVMPHTDDPWGQALIDSMVLLIKEELHHFWQVREVMQARNIPYVKITASRYARGMRREMRTYEPATLVDKLICGAYIEARSCERFAALAPYLDDDLQKFYLSLLRSEARHYQDYLTLAQQISPDDIAPRVQALGEAEARLINQPDAEFRFHSGVPAHA